A region of Reichenbachiella carrageenanivorans DNA encodes the following proteins:
- a CDS encoding acyl carrier protein phosphodiesterase: protein MNYLSHLFLSFENEPITIGNFIADFVKGKKYLDYPEGVQQGILIHREIDHYADNHPIFLDGKRRLAVDYRHYAGVIMDIYYDHFLAKNWSDYSNENLKDFCNRQYQLLHRHQTLLPDKCNYLLGYMESGDWLYNYQFIEGIQFALSGMSRRTSFTSGMERAVKNLTDDYERFEREFQLFFKEILSHIHNFTAQIKK, encoded by the coding sequence ATGAACTATCTATCTCACTTATTTCTATCGTTTGAAAACGAACCCATTACCATTGGAAATTTCATTGCTGATTTCGTAAAAGGCAAGAAATATCTCGACTACCCTGAAGGTGTACAACAGGGCATTTTGATTCATCGTGAGATAGACCATTACGCAGACAATCACCCCATTTTCCTTGATGGAAAAAGAAGACTGGCAGTAGATTACAGGCATTATGCTGGCGTCATTATGGACATCTACTATGACCATTTTTTAGCAAAAAACTGGTCTGACTATTCAAATGAGAACCTTAAAGATTTCTGCAACAGGCAATACCAGCTACTCCACAGACATCAAACCCTACTACCCGACAAGTGCAATTATCTCCTTGGATACATGGAATCTGGAGATTGGCTCTACAATTATCAATTTATAGAAGGAATCCAGTTTGCCCTAAGTGGTATGTCACGTCGCACATCCTTTACCTCTGGTATGGAAAGAGCCGTCAAAAACCTCACAGACGACTATGAAAGATTTGAAAGGGAATTTCAGCTGTTTTTTAAAGAAATATTGAGTCATATCCATAATTTTACGGCTCAAATCAAAAAGTAA
- a CDS encoding putative quinol monooxygenase: MIIRIVRMTFEDQYVDRFLEIFDMSKEKIRSFPGCRHLELLVDVQHPNIFSTYSMWENESDLNKYRDSELFGQVWPDTKKLFAAPAVANSYYQKIKLG; this comes from the coding sequence ATGATCATACGCATCGTCAGGATGACATTTGAGGATCAATACGTAGATCGATTTCTAGAGATTTTTGACATGAGCAAAGAGAAAATTAGATCGTTTCCTGGGTGTCGGCATTTAGAGCTCTTGGTAGACGTTCAACATCCAAATATTTTTAGCACTTACAGTATGTGGGAAAATGAATCTGATTTGAATAAATATCGTGATTCTGAGCTTTTTGGGCAGGTATGGCCAGATACTAAGAAGCTTTTTGCTGCACCTGCTGTAGCAAATTCATACTATCAGAAAATAAAATTAGGCTGA
- a CDS encoding ComEC/Rec2 family competence protein, with protein sequence MSHWTNYPFLRIILTFVLGIFIARHTHSEAILHASLLGAVGIFLFALLGKSIFKKLPHAIWGNLLLAAVCLLGAYRYTSSNLEYQSHLIKTAWTNCQVSIGTITSFPIEKEKHIIHQVTLSTGLQDSTTIHTKALLLLYEKKAPYHTSTLNYGDKIRITGTPTAISSAKNPHEFDYSRYMAEQDIYIQLFAEPDQIERLAQHQANGLMSAIYRIRDYFNTLITTQIHGKNEQAIVSALLLGIKGQLDPEIKSAYAAAGAMHVLAVSGLHVSIIYFILTWAFKTIPAGDFKRLIVPTISIIALWAFALLTGFSPSILRAVSMFSIIIFAKILDRKSHIFNSLAFSAFILLLYDPSFLFDIGFQLSFLAVAGIVYLYPRCYQHITIPTWIGNKIWQLTCVSVAAQIATFPLSLYYFHQFPSYFLLTNLFVIPAAYGVMILGITMLIFGSLTNWIGWLLEQLVYYLNIFVSWVQQTDSSVIDWIHLSESQTLFIYIAMAGCIALFHFKKTSYLWLTCLAVVGFSIDQTHQVISQSNNHKMVFYAINHSRTMDQINRFNAQLYTLDSLLSQEKINYHIAPYRIHHLLPPPNSIKKINTLLTDFALLQTFNNTKVLFLTKPFDPNEIQLRLKADIVVVSNQSIDSLRILDQIVDCQQVILDNTNSHKYTSRIKKEANQLDMDVIDLNQQAHMISLSGNKKFLDMLF encoded by the coding sequence ATGTCTCATTGGACCAACTACCCTTTTTTAAGAATTATTCTAACCTTCGTGCTAGGTATATTCATCGCACGGCACACGCATTCCGAGGCAATACTCCATGCCAGTTTACTTGGAGCAGTTGGCATTTTTCTTTTTGCCCTTTTAGGCAAAAGTATCTTCAAAAAATTGCCACATGCCATTTGGGGCAATCTGCTTCTAGCGGCCGTATGCCTGCTAGGCGCTTATCGATATACATCGTCTAATCTAGAGTACCAAAGTCATCTGATCAAAACAGCGTGGACTAACTGTCAAGTAAGCATTGGTACCATCACTTCATTTCCTATAGAAAAAGAAAAACACATCATTCACCAAGTAACGCTAAGTACTGGCCTACAAGATTCAACTACTATCCATACCAAAGCGCTACTGTTGCTTTACGAAAAAAAGGCACCCTATCACACCTCTACTTTAAACTATGGCGACAAAATAAGAATCACAGGTACTCCTACAGCTATCTCATCCGCAAAAAATCCACACGAATTTGATTACAGTCGATACATGGCCGAGCAAGATATCTACATACAGCTGTTTGCCGAACCTGATCAAATCGAACGACTCGCACAGCATCAGGCCAATGGATTAATGAGTGCCATTTATCGCATTCGCGATTACTTCAATACACTGATCACCACTCAAATACATGGCAAAAACGAACAAGCCATTGTCTCTGCGCTCTTACTCGGCATCAAAGGTCAGCTTGACCCTGAGATCAAATCGGCCTATGCTGCTGCAGGAGCCATGCATGTACTGGCAGTCTCTGGGCTACACGTTTCAATCATTTATTTCATACTCACATGGGCTTTCAAAACTATCCCCGCTGGTGATTTTAAACGACTGATCGTACCTACCATTAGTATAATAGCTCTCTGGGCTTTCGCTTTATTGACAGGTTTTTCTCCTTCGATTCTCAGGGCAGTTTCTATGTTCTCTATTATCATTTTTGCTAAAATACTAGATCGAAAAAGTCACATTTTCAACTCGCTAGCCTTTTCTGCCTTCATCTTACTCCTGTACGATCCTTCTTTTCTATTTGATATCGGGTTTCAACTTTCCTTTTTAGCCGTAGCTGGTATCGTCTACCTATACCCCCGGTGCTACCAGCACATAACTATACCCACCTGGATCGGCAATAAAATCTGGCAGCTCACCTGCGTATCAGTGGCTGCACAAATTGCTACGTTCCCACTTAGTCTATACTACTTTCATCAGTTTCCATCCTACTTTTTATTGACAAATCTCTTTGTGATACCAGCTGCTTATGGCGTCATGATTCTTGGCATCACCATGTTGATCTTTGGCTCACTGACAAACTGGATTGGATGGCTTTTAGAACAGCTGGTATATTATCTCAATATTTTTGTGAGCTGGGTACAGCAAACAGACAGCAGCGTGATAGATTGGATTCATCTTTCAGAAAGTCAAACCCTTTTTATCTACATAGCCATGGCCGGATGCATTGCTCTTTTTCATTTCAAAAAGACGTCCTATCTATGGCTGACCTGTCTGGCGGTTGTTGGTTTCAGTATTGATCAAACTCACCAAGTCATCTCTCAATCCAACAATCATAAAATGGTGTTTTATGCAATCAACCATAGCAGAACCATGGATCAGATCAATCGTTTTAATGCTCAATTGTATACATTAGATAGCCTTCTATCTCAAGAAAAAATCAACTATCACATTGCTCCATACCGAATACACCATCTACTTCCTCCTCCAAATAGTATAAAAAAGATAAACACCCTCCTCACCGACTTTGCTCTCTTACAGACATTCAACAATACGAAAGTACTTTTCCTTACAAAACCATTTGACCCAAACGAAATTCAACTCAGATTAAAAGCCGATATAGTGGTGGTTTCAAATCAGTCTATTGACTCACTGCGTATTTTAGATCAAATCGTGGACTGCCAACAGGTGATACTAGATAATACCAACAGCCATAAATATACAAGCAGAATAAAAAAGGAAGCCAATCAGCTAGACATGGACGTAATCGACCTCAACCAACAGGCACATATGATTTCCCTATCAGGGAATAAGAAATTCTTGGATATGCTGTTTTAA
- a CDS encoding PhoH family protein has protein sequence MVEKIITLENIPLIEFLGVENQNINEIASAFPKSKVISRGNEIRIQGTSPEIIKINEILNALVDHYHKFGAITSEHVKTYLDKEEDKFLNNESDVLVYGTRGHKISPKSKNQKRLVEAVAKKDLVFAIGPAGTGKTYISVALAVKALKDRDVEKIIITRPAVEAGENLGFLPGDLKEKIDPYLRPIYDALHDMVPSEKLRYYMENGVIEIAPLAYMRGRTLNEAFILLDEAQNTTPMQIKMFLTRMGPHSKVIVTGDMSQIDLPTKQKSGLAESLKILKDVKGIGFIELDGKDVIRHKLVRSIIEAYDKEENS, from the coding sequence TTGGTAGAAAAAATTATTACCCTAGAGAACATTCCACTCATTGAATTTTTGGGTGTAGAAAACCAGAATATCAACGAAATTGCTTCGGCTTTCCCTAAGTCGAAAGTCATCTCACGCGGCAACGAAATTAGAATCCAAGGCACCTCTCCTGAGATTATAAAAATCAATGAAATTCTAAATGCGCTGGTAGATCACTATCATAAGTTTGGTGCTATCACCAGTGAGCATGTCAAAACCTATCTCGATAAAGAAGAAGATAAATTTCTGAACAACGAAAGCGACGTCTTAGTCTACGGCACCAGAGGCCACAAAATAAGTCCCAAATCCAAGAATCAGAAAAGGCTAGTAGAAGCTGTCGCTAAAAAAGATTTGGTATTCGCCATCGGGCCAGCAGGTACAGGCAAGACCTATATCTCTGTAGCCTTGGCTGTAAAAGCACTCAAAGATCGCGATGTCGAAAAAATAATCATTACACGCCCAGCCGTAGAAGCAGGGGAAAATTTAGGTTTTTTACCTGGAGATCTCAAGGAGAAGATTGACCCTTATCTAAGACCCATCTACGATGCGCTACACGACATGGTACCTAGCGAAAAACTTCGGTATTATATGGAAAATGGCGTTATCGAAATAGCCCCACTGGCCTATATGAGAGGACGAACACTCAACGAAGCCTTTATTCTACTCGACGAGGCACAAAACACCACTCCTATGCAGATCAAAATGTTTTTGACTCGAATGGGGCCACATTCTAAGGTGATCGTAACAGGAGATATGTCGCAAATAGATTTGCCTACCAAACAGAAATCGGGATTGGCTGAATCTCTAAAAATCCTAAAAGACGTCAAAGGCATTGGCTTTATCGAACTAGATGGGAAAGATGTAATCCGTCACAAGCTCGTTCGCTCAATCATAGAAGCTTACGACAAGGAAGAAAACAGTTGA
- a CDS encoding CocE/NonD family hydrolase: MIHLFKKHFAIWATLFFITASCSSEKEAYVPFSKAEDSTFVYQNYTKQEVYIPMRDGTKLFTAIYTPKDQREQYPIIMYRTPYSVQPYGEDNYKIDLGPNMRMTRDKYIFIYQDVRGAYMSEGHFVNMTPQNRRINESTDTFDTIEWLLTNVKNHNGKVGQWGISYPGFYTAAGMINSHPSLVAASPQAPIADWFFDDFHHHGAFFLPHTFNFFASFGQPKKGPTKIRNPRFQHGTNDGYAFFKEMTPLSLAKEYYLGDSIAFWNEIVAHPNYDSFWQDRNLLPHLKNIHCAVLTVGGWFDAEDLYGPLKIYETIEQNNPDISNTIVMGPWSHGGWRRTAGDHLGNVHFGSKTSNFYNDQIITPFFAYHLKGKEEEKLPEAYMFQTGTNEWKKFEEWPPKNIEKVKYYFKVKKGLSRTPAKENEYGTDIFESDPANPVPFIDYEDTGMPKTYMTDDQGFLLDRPDVLYYLSEPMEEDLTIAGPILAHLIAKTNQTAADWIVKLIDVYPMQHPPFPHQPKRDMGRYHQMVRSEAIRGRFRESYQYPKPFEPKKSETIDLPLLDVLHTFKKGHRIMVQVQSSWFPLVDINPQTYVENIFEAEPEDFVKAQHYIGRSGLNPSYIELGILQEKEEK; this comes from the coding sequence ATGATCCATTTATTTAAAAAACACTTCGCCATTTGGGCTACTTTATTTTTCATCACAGCCAGTTGCAGTTCTGAAAAAGAAGCTTACGTACCATTTTCGAAAGCAGAAGACTCCACTTTTGTATATCAAAATTATACCAAGCAAGAAGTCTATATCCCTATGCGAGATGGAACCAAACTCTTCACTGCGATCTACACGCCAAAAGATCAGAGAGAACAATACCCCATCATCATGTATCGCACGCCTTACTCTGTCCAACCATATGGAGAGGATAATTATAAAATTGATCTGGGACCTAATATGCGCATGACACGCGACAAGTATATATTTATCTATCAAGATGTAAGAGGTGCCTACATGTCTGAAGGCCATTTCGTAAACATGACACCTCAAAACCGACGCATCAACGAAAGCACAGACACCTTTGACACAATAGAATGGCTATTGACCAACGTAAAAAATCACAATGGAAAAGTAGGCCAATGGGGCATCTCATACCCAGGCTTTTATACAGCTGCAGGTATGATCAATTCTCACCCATCCTTGGTAGCTGCATCTCCACAAGCCCCTATCGCAGATTGGTTTTTCGATGACTTTCATCACCATGGCGCATTCTTCTTGCCACACACTTTCAATTTCTTCGCCAGTTTTGGCCAGCCTAAAAAAGGCCCTACCAAAATAAGAAACCCTAGATTCCAACATGGGACTAACGACGGGTATGCCTTTTTTAAAGAAATGACTCCCTTGTCTCTGGCTAAAGAATATTATTTAGGCGACAGTATAGCATTTTGGAATGAAATAGTCGCTCACCCTAACTATGATAGCTTCTGGCAAGACAGAAACCTCCTACCGCACCTCAAAAACATCCACTGCGCAGTGCTTACTGTAGGCGGTTGGTTCGACGCAGAAGACCTCTACGGCCCACTCAAAATCTATGAAACCATAGAACAAAACAATCCCGACATCTCCAATACCATAGTCATGGGGCCTTGGAGTCATGGCGGGTGGCGTCGAACAGCAGGTGACCATCTGGGTAATGTTCATTTCGGATCTAAAACCTCAAATTTTTACAACGACCAGATCATTACCCCCTTCTTTGCTTACCACCTCAAAGGTAAAGAAGAGGAGAAACTACCTGAAGCTTATATGTTTCAAACGGGCACCAACGAATGGAAGAAATTTGAGGAATGGCCGCCAAAAAACATAGAAAAAGTGAAGTACTATTTCAAAGTCAAAAAAGGTTTGTCTCGAACTCCAGCCAAAGAAAACGAATACGGTACGGATATTTTTGAAAGCGATCCTGCAAATCCTGTCCCCTTTATAGACTATGAAGACACTGGCATGCCTAAGACTTATATGACAGACGACCAAGGCTTTTTACTAGATAGGCCTGACGTGCTATACTACCTATCTGAACCGATGGAAGAAGACCTCACAATTGCTGGGCCGATACTCGCACACCTCATTGCCAAAACCAACCAAACAGCAGCCGACTGGATCGTCAAACTCATAGATGTATACCCAATGCAGCACCCTCCGTTTCCCCACCAGCCTAAGCGTGACATGGGTAGGTATCATCAAATGGTACGCAGTGAGGCTATCAGAGGCCGATTCAGAGAAAGCTACCAATACCCCAAACCATTTGAACCCAAAAAATCTGAGACTATCGACCTGCCACTTTTAGACGTGCTGCATACTTTCAAAAAAGGCCATCGCATCATGGTACAAGTACAGAGCAGCTGGTTCCCACTCGTAGATATCAACCCTCAGACCTATGTCGAAAACATCTTCGAAGCAGAGCCTGAAGATTTTGTGAAAGCACAGCACTACATTGGTAGATCAGGACTGAATCCTTCTTATATAGAATTGGGGATATTGCAGGAAAAGGAGGAAAAATAA
- the crcB gene encoding fluoride efflux transporter CrcB, with protein sequence MIRLALFVGMGGMIGSILRFLLSQWLLKITPGIAPLGTLFVNIVGSFLLGFLFHSVGKMDRSYYVFITSGFCGGFTTFSTFSVENINLILTNNFSSAILYISLSLVLGLAAAGLGWYLGKIYLA encoded by the coding sequence ATGATTCGACTTGCGCTTTTTGTAGGAATGGGAGGCATGATAGGCAGTATATTGAGGTTTTTACTTTCACAATGGTTACTCAAAATCACACCTGGCATTGCCCCTCTGGGCACACTCTTTGTTAATATCGTGGGCTCATTTTTACTAGGGTTTCTCTTTCACTCCGTTGGTAAAATGGATCGCTCATACTATGTATTCATTACCTCTGGGTTTTGTGGTGGTTTTACCACCTTCTCTACTTTCAGTGTAGAAAACATCAACCTTATTCTAACCAACAATTTTTCATCCGCCATACTGTACATATCACTCAGTTTAGTACTAGGTTTAGCCGCAGCAGGCTTAGGCTGGTATCTCGGTAAAATATATTTAGCCTAA
- a CDS encoding TerB family tellurite resistance protein: MSKSHLNILVQLAKVDGMVVQEELDLIQEVGKANGMTEEEIASCFEEEFPIGDLTNLTADQKYDLIYSIVQLMKIDGKLYNEEIKFCAKMSAKLGYEEDVLFELMLKIYADPDLCADKETLKQHIQEFLIP, from the coding sequence ATGTCAAAGTCTCATCTTAATATTCTTGTTCAGCTTGCAAAGGTTGACGGTATGGTAGTTCAAGAAGAATTGGATCTGATCCAAGAAGTAGGAAAAGCCAATGGCATGACGGAAGAAGAAATTGCCTCTTGTTTTGAGGAAGAATTTCCCATTGGAGATTTGACCAATCTGACAGCCGACCAAAAGTATGATTTGATTTATTCGATAGTGCAGTTGATGAAAATCGATGGCAAACTTTACAATGAAGAGATCAAGTTTTGTGCAAAAATGTCTGCCAAGCTAGGGTATGAAGAAGATGTGCTTTTTGAGCTTATGCTCAAAATCTACGCAGATCCAGATTTGTGTGCCGATAAAGAAACTTTAAAACAGCATATCCAAGAATTTCTTATTCCCTGA
- a CDS encoding SAM hydrolase/SAM-dependent halogenase family protein, giving the protein MAIVTFLSDFGQSDHYVAAVKASILKENPNIKIVDLSHQISVGDIGHAAYVLGAVFRDFPEGTVHVFAVSNTTKRIVKNVAVKLENHIFIGEDSGLISLLSEDRPAAVVDINGVKPVRSPFIAKTLFGPLAGKIASGKDIQDFGKRLDDIERLMPSRAKATKKQIAGNVIRIDHYGNLITNILKTDFDAIWKINDHFPYVINFRREKVLQLHNHYSDVTSGECFVLFNSMGRLQIGINQGRGAELLGLMIGDQVFIDFTIDS; this is encoded by the coding sequence ATGGCCATCGTTACATTTCTTTCTGATTTTGGACAATCCGATCATTACGTGGCTGCGGTGAAAGCAAGCATCTTGAAAGAAAACCCTAATATCAAGATTGTTGACCTTTCTCATCAGATTTCGGTGGGAGATATAGGGCATGCTGCCTATGTGTTGGGAGCCGTTTTTCGTGATTTCCCAGAAGGTACTGTGCATGTTTTTGCTGTATCCAATACGACGAAACGCATTGTTAAAAATGTGGCGGTCAAACTGGAGAATCATATATTTATAGGAGAGGACTCGGGATTGATCTCGCTGCTAAGTGAAGATCGCCCTGCAGCTGTAGTAGATATCAATGGGGTGAAGCCAGTACGATCGCCATTTATAGCTAAAACTTTATTTGGCCCCTTGGCAGGAAAAATAGCTAGTGGCAAGGATATTCAGGATTTTGGGAAGCGTTTAGATGACATCGAGCGTTTGATGCCTTCACGAGCTAAAGCAACCAAGAAACAAATCGCAGGCAATGTGATTCGAATAGATCATTATGGGAATTTGATTACCAATATTTTGAAAACGGACTTTGATGCCATATGGAAAATCAACGATCATTTCCCGTATGTGATTAATTTTAGACGGGAGAAAGTATTGCAATTGCATAATCATTATTCGGATGTGACTTCGGGCGAATGTTTTGTCTTATTCAACTCTATGGGACGATTACAAATTGGTATCAATCAAGGTAGGGGAGCAGAGTTGCTAGGATTGATGATAGGAGATCAGGTATTTATTGACTTTACTATAGACTCATGA
- a CDS encoding DMT family transporter, which translates to MSDKSPSMLNAYLQLHFIVFIWGFTAILGKLIEIPPVEMVFYRTLIASAGLYLLLKWKKIPFEVPKKQLLTILGTGVLIAIHWILFFLAARISNVSVCLSGIATVSLWTSFIDPIVNKRKLKFYEPIVAIISVIGIVVVFQSTLDEALGFTIAIVSAILAAIFTVINGKLVAKQNHYTITFYEMVGACATIILFFPIYSYWFTEDGLALSLTTHDFLYLLLLGLVCTVYTYSIAVKLMQRLTAFVINLTVNLEPVYGITVAVFLFGSEEQMDGNFYWGTMIIVLSVVMYPFLRKYFEGKNIQQDIVR; encoded by the coding sequence ATGTCGGATAAATCACCCTCGATGCTCAATGCCTATCTTCAGTTGCACTTCATCGTGTTTATCTGGGGATTTACGGCCATACTTGGTAAGCTCATAGAGATACCTCCAGTTGAGATGGTTTTTTATCGTACTTTGATTGCTAGTGCGGGATTGTATCTTTTACTCAAATGGAAGAAGATACCATTCGAAGTGCCAAAAAAACAACTTTTAACGATTTTAGGTACGGGGGTGCTCATTGCTATACATTGGATATTGTTCTTCTTGGCGGCTCGGATTTCCAATGTCTCTGTATGCCTTTCTGGTATTGCTACCGTATCGTTGTGGACTAGTTTTATAGATCCAATTGTAAACAAAAGGAAACTAAAATTTTACGAACCCATAGTGGCGATTATATCTGTAATAGGAATCGTGGTTGTTTTTCAATCTACGCTTGACGAGGCTTTAGGGTTTACTATTGCCATTGTGTCAGCGATCTTGGCGGCTATTTTTACAGTGATCAATGGCAAGTTGGTAGCCAAACAAAATCATTATACCATCACTTTCTATGAGATGGTGGGGGCTTGTGCTACGATCATTCTTTTCTTTCCTATATATAGCTATTGGTTTACCGAAGACGGTTTGGCTTTGTCTTTGACCACTCACGATTTTCTTTATTTACTTCTTTTGGGTTTGGTCTGTACAGTCTATACTTATTCTATTGCAGTGAAATTGATGCAGCGCTTGACAGCCTTTGTGATTAACTTAACAGTGAACCTAGAGCCTGTATATGGGATCACAGTGGCTGTGTTTTTGTTTGGTAGCGAGGAGCAAATGGATGGTAATTTCTACTGGGGTACGATGATAATCGTTTTGTCCGTTGTCATGTATCCTTTTCTCCGAAAGTATTTTGAAGGAAAAAACATCCAACAAGATATTGTGCGTTAA